A window of Natrinema versiforme contains these coding sequences:
- a CDS encoding extracellular solute-binding protein produces MERDTTGRRDRSRLRRRSFLKAASASTAGAVAVTGCLGRGRQSGTVVMTAASDIAGIMHSDGDEPSIQQALWDAGLDEDISVEIQTVVSDSAQRMQDAQATLQAGRAPPDIHMMDSGWTIPFILREQTLNLSEALPDDVVSSVENNYLEAILETAQHPQTGDIHAIPLFPDFGLMLYRQDLIEDAGHDTSDWGSEPPSWETFATAVDDAMGQSDVDYGFTTQAAAYEGLACCSFNEVMTTWGGAYFGGTENLFTAGDRPITVDEQWTVDSIRMMRAFIDGDDPNGLDGFPDICPSAVVQWTEQESLNPFADGNAVANRNWPFAIAETGGEDGFGEDLGVMARPTAISQDEAEYEGVGGTAAALGGWNLAVSPFTERREEALQVLEAFTTEEVQLTIFELGGFLPPNIDLITEADPDEIGPSARYTEQLQAAGENAIPRPVTDLWPEQSALIYQEVNAAYRGAKAPDTAMNDLAERLERSEAEVSENDD; encoded by the coding sequence ACGCGATACCACCGGCCGACGCGACCGCTCCCGCCTCAGACGGCGGTCGTTCCTGAAAGCTGCATCGGCGTCGACGGCGGGGGCGGTCGCCGTCACCGGCTGTCTCGGTCGCGGTCGCCAGTCGGGAACGGTGGTGATGACCGCCGCCTCGGACATCGCGGGGATCATGCACAGCGACGGCGACGAGCCCTCGATTCAGCAGGCGCTCTGGGACGCCGGCCTCGACGAGGACATCAGCGTCGAGATTCAGACGGTCGTCAGCGACTCCGCACAGCGGATGCAAGACGCGCAGGCGACCCTCCAGGCGGGACGTGCCCCACCCGACATTCATATGATGGACAGCGGGTGGACGATCCCGTTTATCCTGCGCGAGCAGACCCTCAACCTGAGCGAGGCGCTCCCGGACGATGTCGTCAGCAGCGTCGAGAACAACTACCTCGAGGCGATCCTCGAGACGGCTCAACATCCACAGACGGGCGACATTCACGCGATTCCGCTGTTCCCGGATTTCGGGCTCATGCTGTACCGGCAGGATCTCATCGAGGACGCCGGCCACGACACCAGCGACTGGGGGAGCGAGCCGCCATCGTGGGAGACGTTCGCGACGGCCGTCGACGACGCGATGGGCCAGTCCGACGTCGACTACGGGTTCACGACGCAGGCGGCCGCGTACGAGGGGCTGGCCTGCTGTTCGTTCAACGAGGTGATGACGACGTGGGGCGGCGCGTACTTCGGCGGCACCGAGAACCTGTTTACCGCCGGAGACCGCCCGATCACCGTCGACGAGCAGTGGACGGTCGACTCGATCCGGATGATGCGCGCGTTCATCGACGGCGACGACCCGAACGGGCTCGATGGCTTCCCCGATATCTGCCCGTCGGCCGTCGTGCAGTGGACCGAACAGGAATCGCTCAATCCCTTCGCGGACGGCAACGCCGTCGCCAACCGTAACTGGCCGTTCGCGATCGCCGAGACCGGCGGCGAGGACGGATTCGGCGAGGATCTCGGCGTCATGGCCCGACCCACCGCGATTTCCCAAGACGAGGCCGAGTACGAGGGCGTCGGTGGCACCGCCGCGGCGCTCGGCGGGTGGAACCTCGCCGTGAGCCCGTTTACGGAGCGCCGCGAGGAGGCCCTGCAGGTCCTCGAGGCGTTCACCACCGAGGAAGTCCAACTCACGATCTTCGAACTGGGCGGGTTCCTGCCACCGAACATCGACCTGATCACCGAGGCCGATCCCGACGAGATCGGCCCGTCCGCGCGGTACACGGAGCAGCTCCAAGCGGCCGGCGAGAACGCGATTCCGCGGCCGGTGACCGACCTCTGGCCCGAACAGTCGGCGCTGATCTATCAGGAGGTCAACGCGGCGTACCGCGGAGCGAAAGCACCCGACACCGCGATGAACGACCTCGCGGAGCGACTCGAGCGGAGCGAAGCGGAGGTATCCGAGAATGACGACTGA
- a CDS encoding carbohydrate ABC transporter permease gives MENLSEGAYAYLLLLPAFALLALIAFYPLLRTFVMSLRADETRGMEPLGEFVGIENYVDILTGNARLARQFLDVGLSSSFPFIELGVPFFQQALFVTLAFAVISVVLETVIGFGQAYVLDQDFRGRRWVRVAIILPWAVPIVIQGMIFFLLFQPTVGFGSDLMQSLGIFSSTPLANSRDAFIIILVADIWKSSAFMALLILAGLQSVDRSLYDVARVAGASPWQRFKLITLPLVMPALLVAMLFRTMDAMRVFGLIESTAGCTTVPSLTCLVVEAMFGGTRIYATAAAVAFATALVIGLIIGGYVVLFRDTDGGMY, from the coding sequence ATGGAAAACCTGAGCGAGGGAGCGTACGCCTACCTTCTGTTGCTCCCGGCGTTCGCGCTGCTCGCACTGATCGCGTTCTACCCGTTGCTCCGAACGTTCGTCATGTCGCTGCGCGCCGACGAGACGCGCGGAATGGAACCCCTTGGGGAGTTCGTCGGCATCGAAAACTACGTCGACATTCTCACCGGGAACGCCCGACTGGCCCGGCAGTTCCTCGACGTTGGACTGTCGTCGTCGTTCCCCTTTATCGAACTCGGCGTTCCGTTCTTCCAGCAGGCGCTGTTCGTCACGCTCGCGTTCGCGGTCATCAGCGTCGTCCTCGAGACGGTGATCGGGTTCGGGCAGGCCTACGTGCTCGATCAGGACTTCCGGGGTCGGCGCTGGGTCCGCGTGGCGATCATCCTCCCGTGGGCGGTACCGATCGTGATTCAGGGGATGATCTTCTTCCTGCTGTTCCAGCCGACGGTCGGGTTCGGCTCCGACCTCATGCAGAGCCTCGGCATCTTCAGTTCGACGCCGCTTGCCAACAGCCGGGACGCCTTCATCATCATCCTCGTGGCCGACATCTGGAAGTCCTCGGCGTTCATGGCCCTGCTGATCCTCGCCGGGCTCCAGAGCGTCGACCGGAGCCTGTACGACGTCGCTCGCGTTGCGGGGGCCTCGCCGTGGCAGCGGTTCAAACTGATCACGCTCCCACTCGTGATGCCGGCCCTGCTGGTCGCGATGTTGTTCCGAACGATGGACGCGATGCGGGTCTTCGGGCTGATCGAGTCGACCGCGGGCTGTACGACCGTCCCGTCGCTGACCTGCCTCGTCGTCGAGGCGATGTTCGGCGGCACGCGGATCTACGCGACCGCCGCCGCCGTGGCGTTCGCGACGGCGCTCGTGATCGGGCTGATAATCGGCGGCTACGTGGTCCTGTTCCGCGACACCGACGGAGGAATGTACTGA
- a CDS encoding carbohydrate ABC transporter permease: MSDPRDSIDPTDAGDTETELSRDPTLRRPDGGTSILEDDRDAELDRGPFQQWVADSISHPERVYRALFYVAAIFFLFTTLFPFYWLLMVALTPEGQLQDIVFTPNGFNPGAFVEVFQVIPFHVYMFNSFVIALASTVVVLVIASLAGYAFGRLEFPGRTPLMLLVLVISFFPPAAFFIPLNDLFNTSFFFLEPITGDGTLYNTPFALVTPLSAIFMPLAIFILTTFYSQIPDGLEDAARVEGTTRLGALFRVIIPLSAPGVATAGVLTFIAVYNEFFFSFLMTDGQPENWAPILDGILAYQGQYEVMYHLMAAASILGVIPVAILVVIAQEKIVSGLTAGALKE, from the coding sequence ATGAGTGATCCCAGAGATTCCATCGATCCGACCGACGCTGGCGACACTGAGACCGAACTGTCCCGCGATCCGACGCTCCGTCGGCCCGACGGCGGCACGTCGATCCTCGAGGACGACCGCGACGCCGAACTCGACCGCGGGCCGTTCCAGCAGTGGGTCGCCGACTCCATCTCCCACCCCGAACGGGTCTACCGGGCGCTGTTCTACGTTGCGGCGATCTTCTTCCTCTTTACGACGCTGTTCCCGTTCTACTGGCTGCTGATGGTCGCACTGACGCCGGAAGGCCAGCTTCAGGACATCGTCTTCACGCCCAACGGCTTCAATCCGGGCGCGTTCGTCGAGGTCTTTCAGGTCATCCCCTTCCACGTCTACATGTTCAACAGCTTCGTGATCGCGCTGGCTTCGACGGTGGTCGTCCTCGTCATCGCCAGCCTCGCGGGCTACGCCTTCGGCCGCCTCGAGTTCCCCGGCCGGACGCCGCTCATGTTACTCGTGCTGGTGATTTCCTTTTTCCCGCCAGCCGCGTTCTTCATCCCGCTGAACGACCTGTTTAACACCTCCTTCTTCTTCCTCGAGCCGATCACCGGCGACGGCACCCTCTACAACACGCCCTTCGCGCTCGTGACGCCGCTGTCGGCGATCTTCATGCCGCTGGCGATCTTCATTCTGACGACGTTTTACTCGCAGATTCCGGACGGGTTAGAGGACGCGGCTCGCGTCGAGGGGACGACCCGGCTGGGCGCGCTCTTCCGGGTCATCATCCCGCTGTCGGCACCCGGCGTCGCGACCGCGGGCGTGTTGACCTTCATCGCCGTCTACAACGAGTTCTTCTTCTCGTTCCTGATGACGGACGGCCAGCCCGAGAACTGGGCACCCATCCTCGACGGCATTCTCGCCTATCAGGGGCAGTACGAAGTGATGTACCACCTCATGGCCGCCGCGAGCATCCTCGGGGTCATCCCCGTCGCGATCCTCGTGGTCATCGCACAGGAAAAGATCGTCAGCGGGCTGACTGCAGGCGCACTCAAAGAGTAA
- a CDS encoding ABC transporter ATP-binding protein has protein sequence MARVRLENVTKRYGEETAVDDISLEVEDGEFVTLVGPSGCGKSTTMETVAGLTQPTEGRVYIGDDDVTTLAPKDRGVAMVFQNIALFPHMDVYENISFGLRLRKYDDEEVRRRVEQAADIVQLEGMLDRMPEEMSGGQQQRVGIARAIVRNPDVFLMDEPLANLDAKLRVHMRTELQRLHRELDATVIYVTHDQAEAMTMSNRIAVLNGGKLQQIAPPLVCYNEPANLFVAGFIGSPSMNFVEGTLVEGGLETNNFTVDLDPARIPGVTVGDDVTLGIRPEDVHLSRFVETVGSPTDPISARTDVLEPMGDEVFVYVLLSEAATGSMDQDPATSPNQLLMSVTPDTDIEADQEIDVVLDRSKIHLFDTATGDALVHGITDLSEREPGTTPTEADS, from the coding sequence ATGGCACGAGTACGACTCGAGAACGTCACGAAACGGTACGGAGAGGAAACGGCGGTCGACGACATCAGCCTCGAGGTCGAAGACGGCGAGTTCGTCACGCTGGTCGGCCCCTCGGGCTGTGGAAAGTCCACGACGATGGAGACCGTCGCGGGGTTGACCCAGCCCACCGAGGGCCGGGTGTACATCGGCGACGACGACGTGACGACCCTCGCACCCAAAGACCGGGGCGTCGCGATGGTCTTCCAGAACATCGCACTGTTCCCGCACATGGACGTCTACGAGAACATCTCCTTCGGGCTCCGCCTCCGGAAGTACGACGACGAGGAAGTCAGGCGCCGCGTCGAGCAGGCGGCCGACATCGTCCAACTCGAGGGGATGTTAGACCGGATGCCCGAGGAGATGTCCGGCGGCCAGCAACAGCGGGTCGGCATCGCTCGCGCCATCGTTCGCAACCCGGACGTGTTCCTGATGGATGAGCCGCTGGCGAACTTAGACGCGAAGCTGCGGGTCCACATGCGGACGGAGCTCCAGCGGCTCCACCGGGAGCTCGACGCGACGGTCATCTACGTCACCCACGATCAGGCCGAAGCGATGACGATGTCGAACCGAATCGCGGTGCTGAACGGCGGCAAACTCCAGCAGATCGCGCCGCCGCTGGTCTGCTACAACGAGCCCGCGAACCTGTTCGTCGCGGGCTTTATCGGCTCCCCGTCGATGAACTTCGTCGAGGGGACACTCGTCGAGGGCGGCCTCGAGACGAACAACTTCACCGTCGATCTCGATCCGGCGCGGATTCCGGGTGTTACGGTCGGCGACGACGTAACACTCGGGATTCGGCCGGAGGACGTCCACCTGTCGCGGTTCGTCGAGACGGTCGGTTCGCCGACGGACCCGATCAGTGCTCGAACCGACGTATTAGAGCCGATGGGCGACGAGGTCTTCGTCTACGTCTTGCTCTCCGAGGCTGCGACGGGGTCGATGGATCAAGATCCCGCCACGTCGCCGAATCAGTTGCTGATGAGCGTCACCCCCGACACGGACATCGAGGCGGACCAAGAGATCGACGTCGTCCTCGACCGGTCGAAGATCCATCTCTTCGATACCGCGACCGGCGACGCGCTGGTCCACGGCATCACCGACCTCTCGGAGCGAGAGCCCGGGACGACGCCGACGGAAGCCGACAGCTAA
- a CDS encoding Gfo/Idh/MocA family protein — protein MYQSETRRPRQFQNHREMIGDRSDIETGIVGLGNIGQYHAERLVDLGVTLAGGMDVAAEARTRFARRYDVDVYDDHRELYDTVDAVIITTPNKYHEEYAVDAFERNLHVLLEKPLGHSIESAERIAEAANASDGYAMVGFNNRFANTVQIVRNRIERGDLGDVSHVEANYVRRRGIPGRGSWFTRRQIAGGGALIDLGVHAIDLALYLLGYPEVEAVNGVARSEFGSREEYAYLDMWADDAGPAGFDVDDSASAFIRCAGNRTISLEVAWATNRPATHEFVARGTDSAARFDLLEGDLTFHSASKVGPDHLEDTSIETRQNDTHSDEQREFFDRIVGEEDRGNSVAEALTVQRVINGIYRSSDEGRTASIDE, from the coding sequence GTGTATCAGTCCGAAACGAGACGGCCCCGGCAGTTCCAGAATCACAGAGAAATGATAGGAGATCGATCCGACATCGAAACCGGCATCGTTGGCCTCGGCAACATCGGCCAGTACCACGCCGAGCGACTCGTCGACCTCGGCGTGACACTCGCCGGGGGGATGGACGTCGCCGCCGAGGCGCGAACGCGCTTCGCCCGACGGTACGACGTCGATGTCTACGACGACCACCGGGAACTCTACGACACCGTCGACGCCGTCATCATCACGACGCCCAACAAGTATCACGAGGAGTACGCGGTCGACGCCTTCGAGCGGAACCTCCACGTCCTGCTCGAGAAACCGCTCGGTCACTCGATCGAGAGCGCCGAACGGATCGCCGAGGCGGCGAATGCGTCGGACGGCTACGCGATGGTGGGCTTTAACAATCGGTTCGCGAACACCGTCCAGATCGTGCGAAACCGAATCGAACGAGGCGACCTCGGCGACGTGTCCCACGTCGAGGCGAACTACGTCCGGCGGCGCGGCATCCCGGGTCGGGGCTCGTGGTTCACCCGGCGACAGATCGCCGGCGGCGGCGCGCTGATCGACCTCGGCGTCCACGCCATCGATCTCGCCCTCTACCTGCTCGGCTATCCCGAGGTCGAAGCGGTAAACGGCGTCGCCCGCAGCGAGTTCGGCTCCCGCGAGGAGTACGCCTACCTCGACATGTGGGCCGACGACGCGGGCCCCGCCGGGTTCGACGTCGACGACTCCGCCAGCGCCTTCATCCGCTGTGCCGGGAACCGAACCATCTCCCTCGAGGTCGCGTGGGCGACCAACCGGCCAGCGACCCACGAGTTCGTCGCCCGCGGTACCGACTCAGCGGCCCGGTTCGACCTCCTCGAGGGCGATCTCACCTTCCACTCGGCGAGCAAGGTCGGTCCCGACCACCTCGAGGACACGTCGATCGAGACGCGACAGAACGACACCCACTCGGACGAACAACGGGAGTTCTTCGACCGGATCGTCGGCGAGGAGGACCGCGGCAACAGCGTCGCGGAGGCGCTGACGGTCCAGCGAGTCATCAACGGGATCTACCGCTCGAGCGACGAGGGCCGCACCGCTTCGATCGACGAATAA
- a CDS encoding sugar phosphate isomerase/epimerase — MEIGVHTPPLADEPLESALPYLDGLGVGAIEPGVGGHPGQDHLERAAYLDDEIEQAELRDLLEEYGMRISALAIHNNPLHPDEERAEEADTELREAIRLASQLEVGTVTCFSGLPAGGPNDDVPNWITAPWPPEHADALEYQWERAIDYWGEIADVAAEQGVDIAIEMHPNMLVYEPHGMARLREETGERIGANFDPSHLYWQGITITDAIRYLGERDAIHHVHAKDTKIYDAQAREKGVLDTTAYDDEPNRSWLFRSVGYGHDETHWKDIVSTLRMVGYDGALSIEHEDSLTSSREGLEKAIDLLERAVFETQPGEAYWAE; from the coding sequence ATGGAGATCGGCGTTCACACCCCGCCGCTGGCCGATGAACCGCTCGAAAGCGCGCTGCCCTATCTCGACGGACTCGGCGTCGGCGCGATCGAACCCGGCGTCGGCGGTCACCCGGGACAGGACCACCTCGAGCGGGCCGCGTACCTCGACGACGAGATCGAACAGGCGGAACTTCGCGACCTGCTCGAGGAGTACGGCATGCGGATTAGCGCGCTCGCGATCCACAACAACCCGCTCCACCCCGACGAGGAGCGGGCCGAAGAAGCCGACACCGAACTCCGCGAGGCGATCCGGCTGGCTTCCCAACTCGAGGTCGGGACCGTCACCTGCTTCTCGGGGCTGCCGGCCGGCGGGCCGAACGACGACGTCCCGAACTGGATCACGGCCCCGTGGCCGCCCGAGCACGCCGACGCGCTCGAGTACCAGTGGGAGCGGGCGATCGACTACTGGGGCGAGATCGCCGATGTGGCCGCCGAGCAGGGGGTCGACATTGCCATCGAGATGCACCCGAACATGCTGGTCTACGAGCCCCACGGGATGGCGAGACTGCGCGAGGAGACCGGCGAGCGGATCGGCGCGAACTTCGATCCCTCGCATCTCTACTGGCAGGGGATCACGATCACCGACGCGATCCGGTATCTGGGCGAGCGAGACGCGATCCACCACGTCCACGCCAAAGACACCAAGATCTACGACGCACAGGCCCGCGAGAAAGGGGTGCTGGATACGACCGCCTACGACGACGAGCCGAACCGCTCGTGGCTCTTCCGCTCCGTGGGATACGGTCACGACGAGACCCACTGGAAGGACATCGTCTCGACGCTCCGGATGGTCGGCTACGACGGCGCGTTGAGCATCGAACACGAGGACTCGCTGACCAGCTCCCGCGAGGGACTCGAGAAGGCGATCGATCTGCTCGAGCGGGCGGTCTTCGAGACCCAGCCCGGCGAGGCTTACTGGGCCGAGTGA
- a CDS encoding HalOD1 output domain-containing protein yields the protein MSTSDNTSTPDGEVPPTQAIIEAIAAEEGVGVTEVEPPAYDPLFTVINPEALDELFHTTAGTAGDVVVRLEYEGYEIVVRPGSDIEVRPLR from the coding sequence ATGTCCACTTCGGACAACACGTCGACGCCCGATGGGGAGGTGCCGCCGACCCAGGCGATCATCGAGGCGATCGCCGCCGAGGAAGGCGTCGGCGTCACCGAGGTCGAGCCACCGGCGTACGACCCGCTGTTTACGGTCATCAACCCGGAGGCGCTCGACGAACTGTTCCACACCACCGCCGGAACCGCCGGCGACGTGGTCGTCCGACTCGAGTACGAGGGGTACGAGATCGTCGTCCGCCCCGGCAGCGATATCGAGGTTCGTCCCCTCCGCTGA
- a CDS encoding tubulin/FtsZ family protein: protein MKLALIGFGQAGGKVVDEFLAFDDSIGGGFIESAIAVNSATTDLKGLENVSDENRVLIGQARVKGHGVGADNELGAEVAEADIDEIQGAIDRVPVHEIDAFLIVAGMGGGTGSGGAPVLAKHLQRIYTQPVYGLGILPGTDEGGIYTLNAARSFQTFVTEVDNLLVFDNDVWRSAGESVEGGYDRINREIVERFGLLFAAGEVEQGDHVAESVVDSSEIINTLSGGGVSTIGYASEVVETDDGLLSSLTGGDEFDEGAATNRMTSLVRKATLGRLTLPCDVGSTDRGLVVATGPPSQLNRKGVERGRQWLEDETGSMEIRGGDYPIPNRDEVGAIALLSGVTDVPRIDQLQQVAIEAQETTENVRASAEEDFASLMDTGGELDALF from the coding sequence ATGAAACTCGCACTCATCGGCTTCGGTCAGGCAGGCGGGAAGGTAGTCGACGAGTTCCTGGCGTTCGACGACTCGATCGGCGGCGGCTTCATCGAATCGGCGATCGCGGTCAACTCGGCGACGACGGACCTCAAGGGACTCGAGAACGTATCGGACGAGAACCGCGTCCTCATCGGACAGGCGCGCGTGAAAGGCCACGGCGTCGGCGCGGACAACGAACTCGGCGCGGAAGTCGCCGAGGCGGACATCGACGAGATTCAGGGCGCGATCGACCGGGTCCCGGTCCACGAGATCGACGCGTTCCTGATCGTCGCCGGCATGGGCGGCGGCACCGGGTCGGGCGGCGCGCCCGTCCTCGCGAAACACCTCCAGCGGATCTACACCCAGCCGGTCTACGGGCTCGGCATCCTCCCCGGGACCGACGAGGGCGGGATCTACACGCTCAACGCCGCCCGATCGTTCCAGACGTTCGTCACCGAGGTCGACAACCTGCTCGTCTTCGACAACGACGTCTGGCGCAGCGCCGGCGAATCCGTCGAGGGCGGCTACGACCGCATCAACCGTGAAATCGTCGAGCGGTTCGGCCTCCTCTTCGCCGCCGGCGAGGTCGAACAGGGCGATCACGTCGCCGAGAGCGTCGTCGACTCGAGCGAGATCATCAACACGCTCTCGGGCGGCGGCGTCTCCACGATCGGCTACGCCAGCGAGGTCGTCGAGACGGACGACGGCCTGCTCTCCTCGCTGACCGGCGGCGACGAGTTCGACGAGGGCGCGGCGACGAACCGGATGACCAGCCTCGTCCGCAAGGCTACCCTCGGACGGCTCACGCTGCCGTGTGATGTCGGCAGCACCGACCGCGGGCTGGTCGTCGCCACCGGTCCGCCGAGCCAGCTCAACCGCAAGGGCGTCGAGCGCGGCCGCCAGTGGCTCGAGGACGAGACCGGGAGCATGGAGATCCGCGGCGGCGATTACCCGATCCCCAACCGGGATGAAGTCGGCGCGATCGCCCTGCTGTCGGGTGTGACGGACGTGCCGCGGATCGACCAGCTCCAGCAGGTCGCGATCGAGGCCCAGGAGACGACCGAGAACGTCCGGGCCAGCGCCGAAGAAGACTTCGCGTCGCTGATGGACACCGGTGGCGAACTCGACGCGCTGTTCTAG
- a CDS encoding 6-hydroxymethylpterin diphosphokinase MptE-like protein: MKFDEWEPVYEAILRDFGYDRAGDEQVRDRLASLLEDSFDPAELGIGPETTVAVAGAGPSLETDRDLERAREADVVVAASTAVDTLASRGIDADCMVTDLDKNPETVVRLTDRGVPVAVHAHGDNREAIRDVVPDCDHGYVLPTTQAAPRGPVRNVGGFTDGDRAAFLADHLGAARLTFVGWDFDDPAVDPPKARKLEWAERLLYWLESRRDERFDVLDGRRDSIETSAIPLESR; encoded by the coding sequence ATGAAGTTCGACGAGTGGGAACCGGTCTACGAGGCAATTCTCCGCGATTTCGGCTACGACCGAGCCGGCGACGAGCAGGTGCGTGACCGCCTCGCATCGCTGCTCGAGGACTCGTTCGATCCCGCCGAACTGGGAATCGGTCCCGAGACGACCGTCGCCGTCGCGGGTGCTGGGCCGTCCCTCGAGACCGACCGGGACCTCGAGCGCGCTCGCGAGGCCGATGTCGTCGTCGCCGCGTCGACTGCGGTCGACACCCTCGCGAGCCGCGGGATCGACGCCGACTGCATGGTAACCGACCTCGATAAGAACCCGGAGACCGTCGTCCGGCTCACCGACCGGGGCGTTCCGGTCGCGGTTCACGCCCACGGCGACAACCGCGAGGCGATTCGCGACGTGGTCCCCGACTGCGACCACGGGTACGTGTTGCCGACGACGCAGGCCGCACCGCGCGGTCCGGTCCGCAACGTCGGCGGCTTTACCGACGGCGATCGAGCCGCGTTTCTCGCCGATCACCTCGGTGCCGCCCGGCTCACCTTCGTCGGCTGGGACTTCGACGACCCCGCGGTCGACCCGCCGAAAGCGCGCAAGCTCGAGTGGGCCGAGCGGCTCCTCTACTGGCTCGAGTCGCGCCGCGACGAGCGGTTCGACGTACTCGACGGGCGACGTGATTCGATCGAGACGAGCGCGATTCCGCTCGAGTCGCGGTGA
- the folP gene encoding dihydropteroate synthase, which translates to MNSVDAAGLGIGDDHPPRIMGVLNVSEESPYDPSVYDDPGEAARYVDESLIGEGADIVDVGLESANKRFDVLSAEEELERLHVALETIESVSGDAIFSIETRYAEVADEAISRGFDMVNDICGFADPEMPTVCEDHDVAVAKMASPPDLERPGAVEETDWAERKSPEWASQAGYVEQVYEALKQNGLTDKTIVDPAFGGWSEAQTLEDDRETFRRLREFRALERPMLVSINRKNFLGEIAGRETDERLPVSLAATSMAVERGAHVIRTHDVAETRDAALIGDAFTERASVAGDGVAVSQLDVHSTREFRAQLRERGVDPAFADDWRTQLLEVEGLDADASERLLAVAAEHGADVQRASDGDLLLMGSETSISDVSERLEDESGRLSDIGAKLSKLLR; encoded by the coding sequence ATGAACAGCGTCGACGCCGCCGGCTTGGGGATCGGTGACGACCATCCGCCCCGGATCATGGGCGTCCTGAACGTCAGCGAGGAGTCGCCCTACGATCCGAGCGTCTACGACGACCCCGGCGAGGCGGCACGGTACGTCGACGAGTCCCTGATCGGCGAGGGTGCCGACATCGTCGATGTCGGCCTCGAGTCGGCGAACAAGCGGTTCGACGTGCTCTCGGCCGAGGAGGAACTCGAGCGGCTCCACGTCGCGCTCGAAACCATCGAGAGCGTCTCCGGCGATGCGATCTTCTCGATCGAGACGCGGTATGCCGAGGTGGCCGACGAGGCGATCTCGCGGGGGTTCGACATGGTCAACGACATCTGCGGCTTCGCCGACCCCGAGATGCCGACCGTCTGCGAGGACCACGACGTCGCGGTCGCGAAGATGGCGAGCCCGCCGGACCTCGAGCGGCCGGGTGCCGTCGAGGAGACCGACTGGGCAGAGCGGAAGTCCCCGGAGTGGGCGTCGCAGGCAGGGTACGTCGAGCAGGTCTACGAGGCGCTCAAACAGAACGGCCTGACGGACAAGACGATCGTCGACCCCGCCTTCGGCGGCTGGAGCGAGGCCCAGACCCTCGAGGACGACCGCGAGACCTTCCGCCGACTGCGGGAGTTCCGCGCGCTCGAGCGGCCGATGCTGGTCTCGATCAACCGGAAGAACTTCCTCGGCGAGATCGCGGGCCGCGAGACCGACGAGCGGCTGCCGGTCAGCCTCGCGGCGACCTCGATGGCCGTCGAGCGCGGCGCACACGTCATTCGGACCCACGACGTGGCCGAGACCCGGGACGCGGCGCTGATCGGGGACGCCTTCACCGAGCGTGCGAGCGTCGCCGGCGACGGGGTCGCGGTCTCGCAACTGGACGTTCATTCGACCCGCGAGTTCCGGGCACAGCTCAGAGAGCGCGGCGTCGACCCCGCGTTCGCCGACGACTGGCGGACTCAACTGCTCGAGGTCGAGGGTCTCGACGCCGATGCAAGCGAGCGGCTGCTCGCGGTCGCGGCGGAGCACGGCGCGGATGTCCAACGCGCGTCTGACGGTGATCTCCTCCTCATGGGATCGGAGACGAGTATTTCCGACGTATCAGAACGTCTCGAAGACGAAAGCGGCCGCCTTAGCGATATCGGAGCGAAGCTGTCAAAGCTGCTGCGTTAA